One Rosettibacter firmus genomic window carries:
- a CDS encoding C25 family cysteine peptidase, producing the protein MNKQVLITFLLIVHFNCYSKDIRIKKIENGFEANIKFKQHDYIINEKNEIDFIFDEDESNYGSPKLPSKTLIFAIPPESKVNIEITDKNIIQLKDVNVSYNRKAEHLNDDVIDVQIDNKLLKKNISDIYPEEEFKIIGYTWIREYYCVIIQVNTHRYSFRDNNLFIIKSCNIRVIYDNQKNYFRNNEPVSKFDELLKNIIVNYEEAKEFRSFNKYVIDKSDWIDYSKNYIKIAIAEDNLYRITYDYLITHNIDPNLINPATIKAYLRGKEIPVYIKGEEDYQFDENDYIEFYCEKNYSYQDYKKIVKVGEDYIHYMDRYCDTSFVWLTWDGNYGKRIQLDKTNYTFIEDTINYHLVKLHLEEDTRLWYYDPTEPRVQLPFWQENKLYTWQVVGNSGSVNFNFNANDVLENSNLNVTARLISYAADIVNNASLKYNAHKYGMSLNSLNIQDTITFNYKETVNFSSTFNASQLKDGTNTIKITGLPTSVSFHQSLIDWVDVEYLRKNRAVNDSLLITIPDNLDKKLRVIKVENINSEKDEILVYKIHPVTKKFDNYILSGQTNKTLLIIDTVTGGDKYFITKLDNVDEPVFKYRKQFINLRSNSRAADYIIITNKSLTNSTNEYKNFITNSYNVKVELIYDEDIYDEFSYGQINAEAIRNFLIAAYYNWQSPKPSYLNIIGDANYDYKNVTFPAPDIRKKNLVISFGFPVSDIWYVIWDSISNAIPQMYVGRIPANNDDEVLNYLQKHKNYLIRKKDKFNKTFLFFSGGNTTRQSELDEIKNVNDLLYHKFVLSPPVYGTGKHFYKTLNPNTNFGPYTNEEFQNAIDEGGLFISYIGHSGTRTWDNGITEVEHIKNKYSDRFSLITDFGCSTGKFAEPDVDAFGELFVCQSVNAQAIAYLGNSSWGYLSTSLRFPKYFYDMFLSDSLKNIGYVHLSTKILQLLENGFNDVNRVFTYCNLLLGDPIVNLALPEKTNLVIDNSKIIIPKNITDNYDSVTVKIIINNYGLFNNDSIKIIVTDYFNNKISFEKLFKISLPEFEDSININIPVKNYAGEHKLKVELDIDNKINEIYEDDNIAELTFLVSSSSLMPLVPSKYFSVIQDTLKILNPLEKSTNDGEILLQIDDDYDFIAPIEIYKSLDTLITKIPLNNLNDNNRYYYRLKLNSSSNSFSDIYSFFKMKNESKIYIDNPKFNSEEFKYINTIYDEKDKCWKLNKRTISLIIKSAGWLDGSYGSILYDNQEQLPTTFYWGLAAAIIDSSTLKPVSVKYFLVPDAGVMDSVVNFINSLNDGTLIAMTISADAQQSILGSKNSKSRNAIKKLGSKYIDSVQYRDSWCMLGKKGAPAGSVPESYKKQLSGATQLEVSKEINYDSGFVIFPEISNSGKWEKIILSTEQPENSNLIYSITGIRSDGKIDTLNNFTTKKDTIDISSIDAKVYPELQLISKFISNTQNESPVIKSLTAYFSYLPELALNYQTVFISLDTIKQGEQINFKSKIYNVGETQTDSFRITLQLNRNNNSSITLLDTINNLKPFSYIPVSYIYTHKNEDGYGNFNFTLTVDKNNDVLELYENNNTFIKSFYVFKDTLTSVNLAEISVRFNGVEIQDRDYIDPDAYIQIELNQQLELSGKDSTLIKIFLDNKLISFNQLRNRSKIEYDAINKKTIISFYQKFDEGEHSLKIFIKNNFEDFSSLPVYEKYFLVTSELEMKNVYNIPNPFNNETCFIFVLTQIPDELKIRIYTVAGRLVKEIRIYNSELSTNLNTIFWDGRDEDGNLLANGVYFYKVIAKRGDKYSSMIQKLAIVR; encoded by the coding sequence ATGAACAAACAAGTTCTGATAACATTTTTATTAATAGTTCATTTTAATTGTTATTCAAAAGATATTAGAATAAAGAAAATTGAAAATGGCTTCGAGGCAAATATAAAATTCAAACAGCATGATTATATAATTAATGAAAAAAATGAAATTGATTTTATTTTTGATGAAGATGAATCAAATTATGGAAGTCCCAAATTACCTTCTAAAACATTAATATTTGCAATCCCACCTGAATCAAAAGTAAATATTGAAATTACTGATAAAAATATAATACAACTCAAAGATGTTAATGTATCGTATAATCGAAAGGCAGAACATTTAAATGATGATGTGATTGATGTTCAAATTGATAACAAATTACTTAAAAAAAATATCTCTGACATTTATCCCGAAGAAGAATTTAAAATAATTGGCTATACATGGATTCGTGAATATTATTGTGTAATTATTCAAGTTAACACTCATCGTTATTCATTTCGAGATAATAATTTATTTATAATTAAATCATGTAATATTAGAGTAATTTATGATAATCAAAAGAATTACTTCAGAAATAATGAACCAGTTTCAAAGTTTGATGAATTATTAAAAAACATAATTGTGAATTATGAAGAAGCAAAAGAATTTCGTTCATTTAATAAATATGTGATAGATAAAAGTGACTGGATTGATTATTCTAAAAATTATATAAAGATTGCAATTGCAGAAGATAATTTATATCGAATAACTTATGACTATCTAATAACTCACAACATCGATCCTAATTTAATTAATCCTGCTACAATTAAAGCTTATCTGCGTGGTAAAGAAATTCCTGTTTATATAAAAGGAGAAGAAGATTATCAGTTCGATGAAAATGATTACATCGAATTTTATTGTGAAAAAAATTATTCCTATCAGGATTACAAGAAAATAGTTAAAGTTGGCGAAGATTACATTCATTATATGGATCGATATTGTGATACAAGTTTTGTTTGGCTTACTTGGGATGGTAATTATGGAAAAAGGATTCAACTGGATAAGACCAATTACACGTTTATTGAAGATACAATTAATTATCATTTAGTAAAATTACATCTCGAAGAAGATACTCGCTTATGGTATTATGATCCAACAGAACCAAGAGTACAATTACCATTCTGGCAGGAGAATAAATTATATACCTGGCAAGTTGTGGGGAACTCAGGTTCGGTAAATTTTAATTTTAATGCGAACGATGTTCTGGAAAATTCTAATTTAAATGTAACTGCAAGATTAATTAGTTATGCAGCAGATATTGTTAATAATGCATCGTTGAAGTACAATGCACATAAATATGGAATGAGTCTCAACTCACTTAATATACAGGATACAATAACATTTAATTATAAAGAAACAGTAAATTTTTCTTCAACCTTTAATGCATCTCAATTAAAAGATGGAACAAATACTATTAAAATTACTGGCTTGCCAACCAGTGTTTCATTTCATCAATCATTAATTGATTGGGTTGATGTTGAATACTTAAGAAAAAATAGAGCAGTTAATGATTCATTATTAATTACTATTCCAGATAATTTAGATAAAAAATTAAGAGTTATAAAAGTAGAAAATATTAATAGTGAAAAAGATGAAATTCTTGTTTATAAAATTCATCCTGTAACAAAAAAATTTGATAATTATATTTTAAGTGGACAAACTAATAAAACACTATTAATTATAGATACAGTAACTGGCGGCGATAAATATTTTATTACTAAACTTGATAATGTTGACGAACCAGTTTTTAAATACAGAAAACAGTTTATAAATCTAAGAAGTAATTCGAGAGCTGCAGATTATATTATTATCACTAATAAATCACTAACAAATTCCACTAATGAGTATAAAAATTTTATTACGAATTCATACAATGTAAAAGTAGAATTAATTTATGATGAAGATATTTATGATGAATTTTCATATGGACAGATTAATGCAGAAGCAATTAGAAATTTTTTAATTGCAGCATATTATAACTGGCAATCACCTAAACCTTCTTATTTGAATATAATTGGTGATGCAAATTATGATTATAAAAATGTTACTTTTCCTGCTCCAGATATTCGTAAGAAAAATCTTGTTATATCTTTTGGTTTTCCTGTAAGTGATATCTGGTATGTGATATGGGATAGTATTAGTAATGCAATTCCACAGATGTATGTTGGAAGAATACCTGCAAACAATGATGATGAAGTTCTCAATTATCTACAAAAGCATAAAAACTATTTGATAAGAAAAAAAGATAAGTTCAATAAAACATTTTTATTCTTTAGTGGTGGTAATACAACACGACAATCAGAACTCGATGAAATTAAAAATGTAAATGATTTGCTTTATCACAAATTTGTTCTTTCACCACCAGTTTATGGAACTGGAAAACATTTTTATAAAACACTAAATCCAAATACAAATTTTGGACCTTATACAAATGAAGAATTTCAAAATGCAATTGATGAAGGCGGATTATTTATATCATATATTGGTCATAGCGGTACAAGAACCTGGGATAATGGAATAACAGAAGTAGAACACATTAAAAATAAATATTCAGATAGATTTTCACTTATAACAGATTTTGGTTGTTCTACTGGAAAGTTTGCTGAACCTGATGTTGATGCTTTTGGTGAATTATTTGTCTGTCAATCTGTAAATGCACAGGCAATTGCTTATCTGGGAAATTCGAGCTGGGGTTATCTTTCTACTTCATTAAGATTTCCAAAGTATTTTTATGATATGTTTTTAAGTGATTCATTAAAAAATATTGGTTATGTACATCTTTCTACAAAAATTCTACAACTATTAGAAAATGGATTTAATGATGTCAATCGTGTGTTTACTTATTGTAACTTGTTATTAGGTGATCCAATAGTTAATCTTGCTCTACCAGAAAAGACAAATTTAGTTATTGATAATTCAAAAATTATTATTCCAAAAAATATTACAGACAACTATGATTCTGTGACAGTAAAGATAATTATTAACAACTATGGCTTATTTAATAATGATTCAATAAAAATTATTGTTACAGATTATTTTAATAACAAAATCTCTTTTGAAAAATTATTTAAAATATCTCTTCCTGAATTTGAAGATTCCATTAATATCAACATTCCAGTAAAAAATTATGCAGGTGAACATAAATTAAAAGTAGAATTAGATATTGATAATAAAATAAATGAAATTTATGAAGATGATAATATTGCAGAACTAACATTTTTAGTCTCTTCGAGTTCGTTGATGCCACTTGTACCGAGTAAATATTTTAGTGTTATTCAGGATACTTTGAAAATTCTTAATCCATTAGAAAAATCAACCAATGACGGTGAAATATTATTACAAATTGATGATGATTATGATTTTATTGCCCCAATCGAAATTTATAAATCTTTAGATACATTAATTACAAAGATCCCACTGAATAATCTAAATGATAACAACAGATATTATTATAGGCTTAAATTGAACAGCTCATCAAATTCATTTTCTGATATATATTCATTTTTTAAAATGAAGAATGAATCTAAAATTTATATTGATAATCCGAAATTTAATAGCGAAGAGTTTAAATACATCAATACGATTTATGATGAAAAAGATAAATGCTGGAAATTAAATAAAAGAACTATTTCTTTGATTATTAAATCAGCAGGCTGGTTAGATGGTTCGTATGGCTCTATACTTTATGATAATCAGGAACAACTTCCTACAACTTTTTACTGGGGTTTAGCTGCAGCAATTATTGATTCTTCTACATTAAAGCCAGTATCAGTAAAATATTTTCTTGTGCCAGATGCAGGAGTTATGGATTCAGTTGTTAATTTTATTAATTCTTTGAATGATGGAACTCTGATTGCAATGACAATTAGTGCTGATGCTCAGCAAAGTATTCTTGGTAGTAAAAATTCAAAATCAAGAAATGCTATTAAGAAATTGGGGAGTAAGTATATTGATAGTGTACAATATCGTGATTCCTGGTGTATGCTTGGAAAAAAAGGAGCTCCAGCTGGTAGTGTGCCAGAATCATATAAAAAACAATTAAGTGGTGCAACTCAATTAGAAGTTTCAAAAGAGATAAATTACGATTCGGGTTTTGTGATCTTTCCAGAAATTAGTAATTCAGGTAAATGGGAAAAAATTATACTCTCAACTGAACAACCAGAAAATTCTAATTTGATTTACTCAATTACAGGAATCAGGTCTGATGGTAAAATAGATACTTTAAATAATTTTACAACTAAAAAAGATACAATTGATATAAGTAGCATAGATGCAAAAGTCTATCCAGAATTACAATTAATTTCTAAATTTATTTCGAATACTCAAAATGAAAGTCCAGTTATTAAATCATTAACTGCATATTTTTCTTATTTGCCTGAACTGGCTTTGAATTATCAAACTGTATTTATAAGTCTGGATACAATCAAACAGGGAGAACAAATAAATTTTAAATCGAAAATTTATAATGTGGGTGAAACTCAAACTGATTCTTTCAGAATAACTTTGCAACTGAATAGAAATAATAATTCCAGTATTACTCTTCTTGATACAATTAATAATTTAAAACCTTTCAGTTATATACCAGTATCTTATATCTACACACATAAGAATGAAGATGGTTATGGCAACTTTAATTTTACTCTTACAGTTGATAAAAATAATGATGTATTAGAATTGTATGAAAATAATAACACATTTATAAAATCTTTTTATGTATTTAAAGATACACTTACTTCAGTGAATCTTGCTGAAATAAGTGTAAGGTTTAATGGTGTGGAAATTCAAGATCGGGATTACATTGATCCAGATGCATATATTCAAATTGAATTGAATCAACAACTTGAATTATCAGGAAAAGATTCTACACTTATAAAAATATTTTTAGATAATAAATTGATTTCATTCAATCAGTTACGAAATAGAAGCAAAATTGAATATGATGCGATAAATAAAAAAACTATTATCTCATTTTATCAAAAGTTTGATGAAGGAGAGCATAGCTTAAAAATATTTATAAAAAATAATTTTGAAGATTTTTCTTCATTGCCTGTATATGAAAAATATTTTCTTGTAACTTCAGAATTAGAAATGAAGAATGTTTATAACATCCCGAATCCATTTAATAACGAAACCTGCTTTATATTTGTCTTAACACAAATTCCAGATGAATTAAAAATAAGAATTTATACTGTTGCAGGTAGATTAGTTAAGGAAATCAGAATTTACAATTCAGAATTATCAACAAATCTTAATACAATCTTCTGGGATGGAAGAGATGAAGATGGAAATTTATTAGCCAATGGAGTTTATTTTTATAAAGTAATAGCTAAAAGGGGAGACAAATATTCTTCAATGATTCAAAAACTGGCTATTGTAAGATGA
- a CDS encoding PqqD family protein, producing the protein MNFFRSKKNLKYVNYLDLIPYHIASYETNEINLVTVLIPKFSSEFAKKYIMPRLKTPFIKLKLDELGSAAWLEIDGNKKVIDIANNLSEKFGNKIQPVEERLTKFLNQLYEQKLITFKEIKGE; encoded by the coding sequence ATGAATTTTTTCCGTTCTAAAAAGAATTTGAAATATGTTAACTACCTTGATTTAATACCATATCACATAGCCAGCTACGAAACAAATGAGATTAATCTGGTTACAGTTCTTATTCCAAAATTTAGTAGTGAATTTGCAAAGAAGTATATTATGCCAAGATTAAAAACTCCTTTCATTAAATTAAAATTAGATGAACTTGGTTCTGCTGCCTGGCTTGAGATTGATGGTAATAAAAAAGTAATTGACATTGCAAATAATTTAAGTGAAAAATTTGGGAATAAAATTCAACCTGTAGAAGAAAGATTAACAAAATTTTTAAATCAATTGTATGAACAAAAATTAATAACCTTTAAAGAAATAAAAGGAGAATAA
- a CDS encoding aminoacyl-histidine dipeptidase: MGEILGHLKPSLLWNHFEEICKRPHPSRKEEKVAEYVISVAKKNGLEYKRDEFGNIVIRKKATPGKENLKSVVLQGHLDMVAEKNADVQHDFEKDPIQPYIDGDWVKAKGTTLGSDNGIGVAAALAVLESTDIEHGPIEALFTLDEETGLNGAQSLKPGFLNSKILINLDSEEDGDLYIGCAGGQSTTAKFTFKPSEIPKNTSALEIKITGLNGGHSGLDIHKGRGNAIKLMVRLLHELNYKFGIRLVSINGGSKHNAIPRECFSVIRVPLKNLNEVKSYVENYNQIVKAELSTVEPNLSVEVSEFKNRSKVMDKVSATNLINALYGIPNGVIKMSADIEGLVETSSNLAVVTTKGKTVEVVTSQRSSVESEKRDISNAIASVFNLAKAEVQQKDSYPGWKPDVNSPILHLMKDVYKNLYGSEPHVKAIHAGLECGIIKEKFPEMDMISFGPTIIGAHSPDERVQISTVEKFWNTLVNVLKNIPEEV, translated from the coding sequence ATGGGTGAAATTTTAGGACACTTAAAACCATCCCTTCTGTGGAATCACTTTGAAGAAATTTGTAAAAGACCACATCCTTCGAGAAAAGAAGAGAAAGTTGCAGAATATGTAATTTCTGTTGCTAAGAAAAATGGATTGGAATATAAACGAGATGAATTTGGGAATATAGTTATACGTAAAAAAGCTACACCAGGTAAAGAAAATTTAAAATCAGTTGTATTGCAGGGACATCTTGATATGGTAGCAGAAAAAAATGCAGATGTTCAGCATGATTTTGAAAAAGATCCAATTCAACCTTACATTGATGGTGATTGGGTAAAAGCAAAAGGAACAACACTTGGTTCTGATAATGGAATTGGAGTAGCTGCTGCTCTTGCAGTTCTTGAATCAACAGATATTGAACACGGTCCAATCGAAGCTTTATTTACACTTGATGAAGAGACTGGTTTAAATGGTGCACAATCACTTAAACCTGGATTCTTAAATTCAAAAATACTGATTAATCTCGATTCCGAAGAAGATGGAGATTTATATATTGGTTGTGCAGGTGGACAATCAACAACTGCAAAATTTACTTTCAAACCTTCTGAAATTCCTAAAAATACATCTGCACTTGAAATAAAAATTACAGGTTTGAATGGTGGACATTCTGGTTTGGATATTCATAAAGGAAGGGGGAATGCAATTAAATTGATGGTACGTTTACTTCATGAATTGAATTATAAATTCGGGATAAGATTGGTTAGTATCAATGGTGGTAGTAAACACAATGCAATTCCACGTGAATGTTTTTCAGTAATTAGAGTTCCATTAAAAAATTTGAACGAAGTAAAAAGTTATGTAGAAAATTATAATCAAATTGTAAAAGCAGAATTATCAACAGTTGAACCAAATTTAAGTGTAGAAGTATCAGAATTTAAAAATCGTTCTAAGGTAATGGATAAGGTAAGTGCAACTAATTTAATTAATGCATTATATGGAATTCCAAATGGTGTTATTAAAATGAGTGCTGATATTGAAGGACTGGTTGAAACATCGTCTAATCTGGCTGTTGTTACAACTAAAGGGAAAACAGTAGAAGTAGTAACAAGTCAAAGAAGTTCAGTTGAATCAGAGAAACGTGATATTTCCAATGCAATTGCATCTGTATTTAATTTAGCAAAAGCAGAAGTTCAGCAAAAAGATAGTTATCCTGGATGGAAACCTGATGTCAATTCACCAATTTTGCATTTGATGAAGGATGTATATAAAAATTTATATGGAAGTGAACCACATGTAAAAGCAATTCATGCTGGTCTGGAATGTGGAATTATAAAAGAGAAATTTCCAGAGATGGATATGATTTCATTTGGTCCAACGATTATTGGTGCACATTCACCTGATGAAAGAGTACAAATAAGCACCGTAGAAAAATTCTGGAATACATTAGTAAATGTATTAAAAAATATACCCGAAGAAGTATAA
- a CDS encoding MFS transporter, with translation MTQSISKPQPTFLYRWTILLFISLAMFGNYYIYDSISPLADLLVKQLKFTDADIGLLQGIYSFPNIIMVLIGGIIIDKIGTRLSVLIFTCLIMIGSIITALTGNLIVMATGRLIFGLGAESMIVAITTIIARWFKGKELSLAFGLNLTVARLGSFLALNSPTWGKSLYNYWQSPLLITVGAGVFALITILIYYFLDTLGTKKFTLPEEGSQEKVVLKEVFTFPKSFWYITALCVTFYSAMFPFQTFAIKFFQDAHNTSREVGGNLSSMLTLAAMIFTPLFGLLVDKIGKRSLLMMIGSLMIIPVYLMMAYKVGKPDIMTESDFINININFFDIHASIPIYLMIPMSIMGIAFSLVPAVMWPSVALIVDNAKLGTAYGLMTMIQNIGLFSFNLIIGFANDISNASAQNPAGYNLGMWIFSTLGFFGLLFAYLLGKSDKKLDK, from the coding sequence ATGACCCAATCAATATCTAAACCACAACCAACATTTTTATATCGCTGGACGATTCTTCTTTTTATTAGTCTTGCAATGTTTGGCAATTATTACATTTATGATAGTATAAGTCCACTTGCTGATTTATTAGTAAAACAACTAAAGTTTACAGATGCAGACATTGGTTTACTACAGGGAATTTATAGCTTCCCGAATATAATAATGGTTCTTATTGGTGGAATTATAATTGATAAAATTGGAACACGTCTTTCCGTTTTAATATTTACTTGTTTGATAATGATTGGATCAATTATTACTGCACTTACAGGTAATTTGATTGTAATGGCTACTGGACGACTAATATTTGGCCTGGGTGCAGAATCGATGATAGTTGCAATTACTACAATAATTGCGAGATGGTTTAAAGGAAAAGAATTATCATTAGCATTTGGATTGAATTTAACAGTTGCACGACTCGGCTCTTTTCTTGCACTTAACTCTCCAACCTGGGGAAAAAGTTTATATAATTACTGGCAATCACCTTTACTTATTACAGTTGGTGCTGGAGTATTTGCATTAATAACAATTCTAATTTATTATTTTCTTGATACTCTCGGAACAAAAAAATTCACTTTACCGGAAGAAGGTTCACAGGAAAAAGTTGTTTTAAAAGAAGTATTTACTTTTCCAAAATCTTTCTGGTATATAACTGCACTTTGTGTTACATTTTACTCTGCGATGTTTCCGTTTCAAACTTTTGCTATAAAATTTTTTCAGGATGCACATAACACATCTCGAGAAGTTGGTGGAAATTTATCAAGCATGTTAACATTAGCTGCTATGATATTTACACCTTTATTTGGATTACTTGTTGATAAAATTGGAAAACGCTCTTTATTGATGATGATTGGATCATTAATGATAATTCCAGTTTATTTAATGATGGCGTATAAAGTTGGTAAACCTGATATAATGACAGAAAGTGATTTTATAAACATTAACATTAATTTCTTTGATATACATGCATCAATACCGATTTATTTAATGATACCAATGTCTATAATGGGAATTGCATTTTCACTTGTACCTGCTGTAATGTGGCCATCTGTTGCATTGATTGTTGATAATGCTAAACTTGGTACTGCATATGGATTAATGACTATGATACAGAATATTGGTTTATTTTCTTTCAATTTAATAATTGGCTTTGCGAATGATATCTCGAATGCAAGTGCGCAAAATCCAGCTGGTTATAACTTAGGTATGTGGATTTTTTCAACACTTGGATTTTTTGGTTTGCTCTTTGCTTATTTACTTGGTAAAAGTGATAAGAAACTTGATAAATAA
- a CDS encoding four helix bundle protein has protein sequence MDKGLGQRLFDFAVRIIKYSRKLPRGKEYDIIKNQLIKSSTSEDANYEEAQSSISKPDFFNKINITLKEIREANYWLRILMEITAIDNELKFLINESIELKNILGAINSKNKK, from the coding sequence ATGGACAAAGGATTAGGCCAAAGATTATTTGATTTTGCTGTGAGGATAATCAAGTACAGCCGCAAATTACCAAGAGGTAAAGAATATGACATCATTAAAAATCAATTAATAAAATCTTCTACTTCAGAGGATGCTAATTATGAAGAAGCTCAAAGTTCCATTTCAAAACCTGATTTCTTTAATAAGATAAATATTACATTGAAAGAAATAAGAGAAGCTAATTATTGGTTACGAATTTTAATGGAAATTACCGCTATTGATAATGAATTAAAATTTTTAATTAATGAATCGATTGAACTAAAAAATATTCTCGGTGCAATTAACTCGAAAAACAAGAAATAA
- a CDS encoding NAD-dependent epimerase/dehydratase family protein — translation MKILVTGGAGFIGSNLIDHLLDLG, via the coding sequence ATGAAAATACTTGTAACAGGCGGGGCAGGATTTATAGGAAGTAATTTAATAGACCATTTACTGGATTTAGGATGA
- a CDS encoding polysaccharide biosynthesis protein: MFSNKILLITGGTGSFGNAVLRRFLNTDIKEIRIFSRDEKKQDDMRQFYKNNKIKYFVGDVRDKRAVDEAMRGADYVFHAAALKQVPSCEFFPVQAVYTNVIGTQNVLDSAIEHLVKKVVVLSTDKAVYPINAMGMTKALAEKVLVAKSREFDKNGNKTLIVGTRYGNVMASRGSVIPLFVEQIKAGKPITITEPQMTRFMMTLEEAVDLVLFAFENGKPGDIFIQKAPAATIETIAKALLELYNAKNEIKIIGVRHGEKIHETLVNREEMAKAEDLGKFFRIPADVRDLNYNKFFTEGENKFRFSEDYTSNNTYRLNIEETKELLMKLRFIKEDVLGEKLEPIYEP, translated from the coding sequence ATGTTTTCCAATAAAATTTTACTGATAACTGGTGGAACGGGATCATTCGGGAATGCAGTCTTAAGAAGATTTTTAAATACAGATATAAAAGAAATAAGAATTTTTAGCCGCGATGAAAAAAAGCAAGATGATATGAGACAGTTTTATAAAAATAACAAGATTAAATATTTCGTTGGTGATGTAAGAGATAAAAGAGCAGTTGATGAAGCAATGAGAGGAGCGGATTATGTTTTTCATGCAGCGGCTCTTAAACAGGTTCCCTCCTGTGAGTTTTTTCCTGTGCAAGCAGTTTATACAAATGTTATAGGTACGCAAAATGTATTAGATTCAGCAATAGAACATTTGGTAAAGAAAGTTGTTGTACTAAGCACAGACAAAGCTGTTTATCCAATAAATGCAATGGGAATGACTAAAGCACTTGCAGAAAAAGTTTTGGTTGCGAAGTCGAGGGAATTTGATAAAAATGGAAATAAGACATTAATAGTTGGAACTCGCTATGGAAACGTAATGGCTTCGAGAGGTTCTGTGATACCATTATTCGTTGAACAGATAAAAGCAGGGAAACCAATAACAATTACTGAACCCCAAATGACTAGATTTATGATGACACTTGAAGAGGCTGTTGATTTAGTTTTATTTGCTTTTGAAAATGGTAAACCAGGGGATATTTTTATACAAAAAGCACCTGCAGCTACAATTGAAACTATAGCTAAAGCTTTACTGGAACTATATAACGCTAAAAATGAGATTAAGATAATAGGTGTAAGACATGGTGAAAAGATTCATGAAACTCTCGTCAATAGAGAAGAGATGGCAAAGGCAGAGGATTTAGGTAAATTTTTCAGAATACCTGCTGATGTACGCGATCTAAATTATAATAAATTTTTTACAGAAGGAGAAAATAAATTTAGATTTTCTGAAGATTATACTTCAAACAATACATACAGACTAAATATTGAGGAAACTAAAGAACTATTAATGAAATTAAGATTTATTAAAGAAGATGTATTAGGTGAGAAATTAGAACCCATTTATGAGCCATAA